DNA from Bacillota bacterium:
GATGCCGCAGGCATAAACCGGTTCCACATCGTCGCCGATACCGCCGGCAATGGCGATCACCGGAATGTTGTTTGCTTGGGCTGCTTGAGCAATACCGGCCAGGGTCTTACCGAAGGCAGTCTGAGCATCTATTTTGCCTTCACCGGTGAGCACCAGATTGGTCCGGTGCAGACGTTCCGCCAGACCTACAGCTTGGATAACAATGTCAATGCCTGGTTTTAAAGTGGCCCCTAAAAAGGCCATCAGCCCGGCCCCAAGCCCACCGGCGGCTCCAGCTCCGGGAACCTCTTTGATGTCCCGCCCCAGGTGGTGTCGGATGACTTCAGCCAAGTGAGCCAGGTTGGCGTCCAGCCGGGCTACCATGTCCGGAGTAGCTCCTTTTTGCGGTCCGTAGATGGCAGCTGCCCCGTGCGGTCCGCAGAGGGGGTTGTTTACATCACAGGCCACAGTAATTTTCACCCCGTGCAGACGGGACTTTATGGGCGCTAGGTCTAGGTGGGCCAAATCCTTGAGGTTGCCACCGCCCCAGCCGATATCCTTACCGCTTACATCTAGAAACCGTGCCCCTAGAGCCTGAGCCATACCGACACCGCCGTCGTTGGTGGCACTGCCGCCGATGCCGATGATCAAATGTCGGCAGCCAGAAGCCAGGGCCGCGGCTATCAGTTCACCCACACCGTAAGTAGTGGTAAGAAGGGGATTTCGCTTGTCCTCGGGAACTAAGTACAGGCCGGCGGCGGCAGCCATTTCTATCACCGCGGTTTCTCCATCCCCCAGCACACCATAGCTAGCCTGAACCGGCTCACCTAATGGACCGGTTACGGTTACGTGGCGCAAACTGCCGTTGGTGGCCATAACCAGGGCCGCGGTGGTTCCTTCACCCCCGTCAGCCATGGGGACTAGCTCCAGCTCGGCTTGAGGAAAGATGCGCTTTACCCCGGCAGCCATGGCCTCTGCTGCTTGGACAGCAGTCAGACTGCCCTTAAACGAATCCGGTGCAATGACAATGCGCATGATAAGAGTTCCTCCTTTGCTGACCTCCGCCTTTAATTTAACATTAGGGCATAAAAAAGGAAAGCCGCTTTTATTAAGTCGGAGCGGTTTATACCTTAGTTATGACGTTGGGCGGGCTAGGTCTTACTATTTTTTTTGGGTTGCTTTTGCTTAGTACCCTGTGTATAAAATAAGCACAGTTGCTTAATGGAAAGAAGGTGGCACCAGTGACCCCCATAAACATTACCTTACCTCCGCTGAAGAAAGGGTGCCTAATTGCCCGCCCTAATCGGTTCTTAGCCCAGGTCGATCTGAAGGGAAAGGAGATTTTAGCCCATGTGGCCGATCCGGGTAGATTAAAGGAACTGCTTTTCCCCGGAGCGGAAGTATATGTAGCGGCAGCAGCCAATCCCAACAGAAAAACTGCTTTTGATTTAAAATTAGTGAAGGGTCGGGAAGTTTTAGTTTCGGTGGACAGCGGTGTACCCAATCGTTTAGCCAAGCTGGCTCTTGATGCCGGTGCTTGGCCCACTTTTAAGGGCTATGACAGTATCAAGGCTGAACCTAGATACAAACGTAGTCGCTTTGATTTTTTGCTCCAAGGGCAGGATAAACCAGACTGCTATATAGAAGTAAAAGGTTGCACCTTAGTGGAGGATGGTGTAGCTTTGTTTCCCGATGCCCCTACTCTAAGGGGCGCGCGCCAGGTGGGAGAATTAACAGAACTGATGGGCCAAGGCGCGCGGGCAGCGGTAATTTTTATTATTCAGCGCCAGGATGCAGTTTT
Protein-coding regions in this window:
- a CDS encoding glycerate kinase, with amino-acid sequence MRIVIAPDSFKGSLTAVQAAEAMAAGVKRIFPQAELELVPMADGGEGTTAALVMATNGSLRHVTVTGPLGEPVQASYGVLGDGETAVIEMAAAAGLYLVPEDKRNPLLTTTYGVGELIAAALASGCRHLIIGIGGSATNDGGVGMAQALGARFLDVSGKDIGWGGGNLKDLAHLDLAPIKSRLHGVKITVACDVNNPLCGPHGAAAIYGPQKGATPDMVARLDANLAHLAEVIRHHLGRDIKEVPGAGAAGGLGAGLMAFLGATLKPGIDIVIQAVGLAERLHRTNLVLTGEGKIDAQTAFGKTLAGIAQAAQANNIPVIAIAGGIGDDVEPVYACGIQAVYPLTPYPLSLPEAMRRSQELLVLATERALRLVTVGQQLSFLGKNK
- the sfsA gene encoding DNA/RNA nuclease SfsA, with amino-acid sequence MTPINITLPPLKKGCLIARPNRFLAQVDLKGKEILAHVADPGRLKELLFPGAEVYVAAAANPNRKTAFDLKLVKGREVLVSVDSGVPNRLAKLALDAGAWPTFKGYDSIKAEPRYKRSRFDFLLQGQDKPDCYIEVKGCTLVEDGVALFPDAPTLRGARQVGELTELMGQGARAAVIFIIQRQDAVLFRPHTQMDPAFSQALYQAQAAGVEVLAYRCSVTETEIGLDMPVKTIHIATKEHL